In Fusobacterium massiliense, a single window of DNA contains:
- the guaB gene encoding IMP dehydrogenase, with protein sequence MKGKIVKEGITFDDVLLIPAKSDVLPHEVSLKTRLTKKITLNLPILSAAMDTVTESKLAIALARQGGIGFVHKNMSIEEQAAEVDRVKRSESGMITDPITLSEESRVYQAEELMKRYKISGLPVIEKDGKLIGIITNRDIKYRKDLDQPVGDIMTKEGLITAPVGTTLEQAKEILLANRIEKLPITDENGYLKGLITIKDIDNLIQYPNACKDDLGKLRCGAAVGIAPDTIDRVRALVKAGVDIITVDSAHGHSQGVINMIKEIKRNFPELDVVGGNIVTAEAAKELIEAGVSAVKVGIGPGSICTTRVVAGVGVPQLTAVNDVYEYCKDKGIGVIADGGIKLSGDIVKALAAGGDCVMLGGLLAGTKEAPGEEIILEGRRFKIYVGMGSIAAMKRGSKDRYFQAGESDNSKLVPEGIEGRIAYKGSVKDVVFQLAGGIRAGMGYCGTKTIKDLQENGKFVKITGAGLIESHPHDITITKEAPNYSK encoded by the coding sequence ATGAAAGGAAAAATTGTAAAAGAAGGAATAACCTTTGATGACGTTTTATTAATACCAGCTAAATCGGATGTGCTTCCACATGAAGTTAGTTTAAAAACAAGACTTACAAAAAAAATAACATTAAATTTACCAATATTAAGTGCAGCTATGGACACTGTAACAGAATCGAAACTTGCTATTGCATTAGCTAGACAAGGTGGAATAGGTTTTGTTCATAAAAATATGTCTATTGAAGAACAAGCTGCTGAAGTAGATAGAGTAAAGAGATCTGAAAGTGGAATGATAACAGATCCTATAACTTTAAGTGAGGAAAGTAGAGTTTATCAAGCTGAAGAATTAATGAAAAGATATAAAATATCTGGACTTCCTGTTATAGAAAAAGATGGAAAATTAATTGGAATAATAACTAATAGAGATATAAAATACCGTAAAGATTTAGATCAACCAGTTGGAGATATAATGACAAAGGAAGGACTTATTACAGCTCCAGTTGGAACAACATTAGAACAAGCAAAAGAAATTTTATTAGCAAATAGAATTGAAAAGTTACCTATTACAGATGAAAATGGATATCTAAAAGGATTAATAACTATAAAAGATATAGATAATTTAATACAATATCCAAACGCTTGTAAAGATGATTTAGGAAAATTAAGATGTGGAGCAGCTGTTGGTATTGCACCAGATACAATAGATAGAGTTAGAGCTTTAGTAAAAGCTGGAGTAGATATAATAACAGTTGATTCTGCTCATGGACACTCACAAGGTGTAATAAATATGATAAAAGAAATTAAAAGAAATTTCCCAGAATTAGATGTAGTTGGAGGAAATATAGTTACAGCAGAAGCTGCAAAAGAATTAATTGAAGCAGGAGTATCAGCTGTAAAAGTAGGAATAGGACCAGGTTCTATTTGTACTACAAGAGTTGTGGCAGGTGTTGGAGTCCCTCAACTTACAGCAGTTAACGATGTATATGAATATTGTAAAGATAAAGGAATTGGAGTCATAGCAGATGGAGGAATAAAACTTTCTGGGGATATAGTTAAGGCTTTAGCAGCAGGTGGTGACTGTGTTATGTTAGGTGGTTTACTTGCTGGGACAAAAGAAGCTCCAGGAGAAGAAATTATACTTGAAGGAAGAAGATTTAAAATATATGTTGGAATGGGATCGATTGCTGCAATGAAAAGAGGGTCAAAAGATAGATATTTCCAAGCTGGAGAAAGTGATAACTCTAAATTAGTTCCAGAAGGAATAGAAGGTCGTATAGCTTACAAAGGATCTGTAAAAGATGTTGTATTCCAACTTGCTGGGGGAATAAGAGCAGGAATGGGATACTGTGGAACTAAGACAATAAAAGATTTACAAGAAAATGGTAAGTTTGTAAAAATAACAGGAGCAGGTTTGATAGAAAGCCATCCTCATGATATTACAATAACTAAAGAAGCACCTAATTATTCAAAATAG
- a CDS encoding toxin-antitoxin system YwqK family antitoxin, whose amino-acid sequence MKNINKFLLSIAILLNFSIVNAEEIQEVMSLDDISREIIGEKVQAKKTSPNKENKINKKVDEKIEKKDKKVEIANINTEKENKKVEEEVYVEDEPEQKIDKASIVDIYDKKVIDKIAYKKGSESTPFTGTFGVIIEDNIEYIEQYENGLLNGETAYFSKDKGIKLLSEMYTKGKLNGKQRSYYNNGKLKSIVYYVNDRVNGIEAYDKNGKLLHKSLFKDGNGDWKFYWSNGQVSEEGKYRNGRKDGTWYKYREDGSIDTVIKYDNGRLLSESWN is encoded by the coding sequence ATGAAAAATATAAATAAATTTTTGTTATCAATTGCAATTTTATTAAATTTTTCAATAGTTAATGCTGAAGAAATTCAAGAAGTTATGTCACTTGATGATATATCTAGAGAAATTATCGGAGAAAAAGTACAGGCAAAAAAAACTAGTCCAAATAAAGAAAATAAAATTAATAAAAAAGTTGATGAAAAAATAGAAAAAAAAGATAAAAAAGTTGAGATTGCAAATATTAATACTGAAAAAGAAAATAAAAAAGTTGAAGAAGAAGTATATGTTGAAGATGAACCAGAGCAAAAAATTGATAAAGCATCAATAGTTGATATCTATGATAAGAAAGTTATAGACAAGATTGCTTATAAAAAAGGTTCAGAATCAACTCCATTTACAGGAACTTTTGGAGTTATTATAGAAGATAATATAGAATACATAGAGCAATATGAGAATGGACTTTTAAATGGAGAAACTGCATATTTCTCTAAAGATAAAGGAATAAAATTATTATCTGAAATGTACACAAAAGGTAAACTTAATGGAAAACAAAGATCGTATTATAATAACGGAAAGTTAAAATCTATTGTCTATTATGTAAATGATAGAGTAAATGGAATAGAAGCCTACGATAAAAATGGAAAATTGCTACATAAAAGTCTTTTTAAAGATGGGAATGGAGATTGGAAATTTTATTGGAGTAATGGACAAGTTTCAGAAGAAGGTAAGTATAGAAATGGTAGAAAAGATGGAACTTGGTATAAATATAGAGAAGATGGAAGTATAGATACAGTTATTAAATATGACAATGGTAGATTGTTGAGTGAAAGCTGGAATTAA
- a CDS encoding HD domain-containing protein — MKAGINMFVARIKQVCLYLFSNFNNEWNKEIREILSLEEFEIFSKMGEYDKIHSYKLLKKVEKNEILSKEKIYLKLALLHDSGKGRIGLFRRIKKVLIGDKKLEKHSEVAFKKIKNINFELANLCLKHHNKVVDEKMKIFQKLDDE, encoded by the coding sequence GTGAAAGCTGGAATTAATATGTTTGTTGCTAGAATAAAGCAGGTTTGTTTATATCTTTTTTCCAATTTTAATAATGAGTGGAATAAGGAGATAAGAGAAATTCTATCTCTTGAAGAATTTGAGATATTCTCTAAAATGGGAGAATATGACAAAATTCATTCCTATAAATTGTTAAAAAAAGTAGAAAAAAATGAAATTTTATCAAAAGAAAAAATATATCTAAAATTGGCTCTTTTACATGATAGTGGAAAAGGAAGAATTGGACTTTTTAGAAGAATAAAAAAAGTTTTAATTGGAGATAAAAAATTAGAAAAACATTCTGAAGTAGCTTTTAAAAAAATAAAAAATATTAATTTTGAACTAGCAAATTTATGTTTAAAACATCACAATAAAGTTGTAGATGAAAAAATGAAAATTTTTCAAAAATTAGATGATGAGTAA
- a CDS encoding adhesion protein FadA: protein MKANKFFIVGMLLIGTLAYGEEGNMTVEQEIANTVNSIEAEYQELLQKEAEKKQEFMVEKSELEKEVATLKEKQIGKEELYAKLKKDSEIRWHRDQYKKLLKKYDVYYDKLEKTILEKEQKISELTGLLEALQ from the coding sequence ATGAAAGCTAACAAATTTTTTATAGTTGGAATGTTGTTAATTGGAACATTGGCATATGGAGAAGAAGGGAATATGACAGTGGAACAAGAAATAGCAAACACAGTAAATAGTATAGAAGCAGAATATCAAGAGTTGCTACAAAAAGAAGCAGAAAAGAAACAAGAGTTTATGGTGGAAAAATCAGAACTAGAAAAAGAAGTAGCAACTTTAAAAGAAAAACAAATAGGGAAAGAAGAACTTTATGCAAAATTAAAGAAAGATTCTGAAATAAGATGGCATAGAGATCAATACAAAAAGTTATTAAAGAAATATGATGTATACTATGATAAATTAGAAAAAACAATATTAGAAAAAGAACAAAAAATATCTGAATTGACAGGATTGTTAGAAGCATTACAATAA
- a CDS encoding FAD-I family protein codes for MKVKKILGIMLGVLIIGQVSLGAEDEAKARLLKEYDKIMKERAKEEARLAKEKAEAEKKAQEEAERVAREQAEAERQAMEAQEKVQNEQIEAEKRVEEERVATENAVAEAQAKEAQEKAEAEKKAEEERIKAEKKAQKEREKNMTDSEKMDREVKRIKAEMMAITDKIENYTKTNEMLNELEGKLNDLGKRNRLMEGK; via the coding sequence GTGAAAGTAAAAAAAATACTAGGGATAATGTTGGGAGTACTAATAATAGGACAAGTTTCATTGGGAGCTGAAGATGAAGCGAAAGCCAGATTATTGAAAGAATATGACAAAATAATGAAAGAAAGAGCGAAAGAAGAAGCAAGGCTAGCCAAAGAAAAAGCAGAAGCAGAGAAAAAGGCTCAAGAAGAGGCCGAAAGAGTAGCAAGAGAACAAGCTGAGGCAGAAAGACAAGCAATGGAAGCTCAAGAAAAAGTACAAAATGAGCAAATAGAAGCAGAAAAAAGAGTTGAAGAAGAAAGGGTAGCAACTGAAAATGCAGTTGCAGAAGCTCAAGCTAAGGAAGCTCAAGAGAAGGCAGAAGCAGAAAAGAAAGCTGAAGAAGAAAGAATAAAAGCAGAAAAGAAAGCTCAAAAAGAAAGAGAAAAGAATATGACAGATAGTGAAAAGATGGATAGAGAAGTAAAAAGAATAAAAGCTGAAATGATGGCTATTACTGATAAGATAGAAAACTATACAAAAACAAATGAAATGTTAAACGAATTAGAAGGAAAATTAAATGATCTAGGAAAGAGAAATAGATTAATGGAGGGAAAATAA
- a CDS encoding OmpA family protein, which translates to MAKRQITTISTKLVLLMLMMIMSAVTFSAQKLTTTAMRENSIRINALEINQVDITNIEQPKEMTIVLDARALNFDFDKSVVKEQYYPILTNLIEFIKHYNYNVTIVGHTDSVGSDKYNLGLSLRRAESVKAKLIELGLEADRILGTEGLGETNPVASNADAEGRFQNRRVEFKLVQREN; encoded by the coding sequence ATGGCAAAAAGACAGATTACAACAATCAGCACAAAACTAGTATTATTAATGTTAATGATGATAATGTCAGCAGTAACATTTTCAGCACAAAAATTAACAACAACAGCAATGAGAGAAAATAGTATAAGAATAAATGCATTGGAAATAAATCAAGTAGATATAACAAATATAGAACAACCAAAAGAAATGACAATAGTGTTAGATGCAAGAGCATTAAATTTTGATTTTGATAAGTCAGTCGTAAAGGAACAATATTATCCAATACTAACAAACTTAATAGAATTTATAAAGCATTATAACTATAATGTAACAATAGTAGGACATACAGACTCAGTAGGAAGTGATAAATATAATTTAGGATTATCACTAAGAAGAGCAGAATCAGTAAAAGCAAAACTAATAGAACTAGGATTGGAAGCAGATAGAATTTTAGGAACAGAGGGCTTAGGAGAAACAAATCCAGTAGCAAGTAATGCAGATGCAGAAGGAAGATTCCAAAACAGAAGAGTAGAATTTAAATTAGTTCAAAGAGAAAATTAA